The Candidatus Polarisedimenticolia bacterium genomic interval TCCGAGGCCATGAACACCTTCACCGACGGGACGCCGACGCGCATCACCTCCTCCTCGATGAGTCCCAGCTCGGGCGCCTGCCGCTCCACGATCACCGCGAGCGCTACCCTGGAGTTCAAGACGGGCCCGAACAACTCTCCTTTCGCCGGGCTTGCGGGCAAGCCCGTGACCTTTACCCTGGGAACGGAGAGCGCCACCGGGATCACCGGCTCCAACGGCGTGGCATCCGTGAGCCTGACGGTCGCGCCCGGTGCCGCTTCCCTGCGGGCGGAGTTCGCGGGGGACGCCACCTTCAACGACACCGCCACGACCATTGCGTTCAGCGTCACGGGAGTTTGCAACAATGACAGCACGGCGCCGGTCATCACCCCGAACGTCACCGGATTGCTGGGGACGAACGGCTGGTACGTGAGCAATGTGAGCGTCGGATGGAGCGTCAGCGATCCGGAATCGAGCGTGACCAACATGTCCGGATGCGGCGCCAGCAGTGTCAGCGCCGACACCAACGGCGTTACCTTCACCTGCATCGCGACCAGCGCCGGCGGAACGGGCTCCCGGTCGGTCACCATCAAGCGCGATGCGACGGCCCCCAGCGCCTCGCTGGCGGTCACCTCCGGGACGCTCGGTGCCAACGGCTGGTACACGAGCGATGTCACCCTCGCCACCTCGGGCAGCGATTCGATGAGCGGTCCGGTGAGCTGCACGCCGCTCCAGCAGCAGACGACCGATACTGCGGGGACCACGTTTTTCGGCTCCTGCACGAACGGAGCCGGGCTGATCTCGCCGGCAACGCCGCTGACGATCAAGGTGGACAAGACGGGTCCGAACGCGGTGATCGCCGTGACGGACGGCACGGCCGGCGCCAACGGCTGGTACGTCAGCGACGTCACCATCGGCACGTCGGGCAGTGATTCGGTCAGCGGTCCGGTCACCTGCACCGCCGACCAGCACCAGAGCGACGAGACGGACGGAACCACCTTCAATGGCTCGTGCACCAATGCTGCGGGACAGAGCATGGACGCGGCCCCTCTGACCGTGAAGGTCGACAAGACCGGTCCGAGCGCTCAGATGGCCGTTACCTCCGGCACGGCCGGCTCCAACGGCTGGTACACGAGCGACGTAACCATCGGCACCTCGGGCAGCGATTCGGTCAGCGGACCGGTCACCTGCACGGGCGACCAGCATCAGAACGACGAGACGACCGGCGCCATCTTCAGCGGCTCCTGCACCAACGACGCCGGGCTCAGCACCGACGCCGCGCCGCTGAGCGTCAAGGTCGACAAGACCGGCCCGAGCGCTCAGATGGCCGTTACTTCCGGCACGGCCGGCTCCAACGGCTGGTACACGAGCGACGTAACGATCGGCACGTCGGGCAGCGACGAGGTCAGCGGACCCGTCACCTGCACGGGCGACCAGCACCAAAACGATGAAACGACCGGCGCCAGCTTCAGCGGCTCCTGCACGAACGACGCCGGCCTGATCACCGGCGCCACCCTGACCGTCAAAGTCGACAAGACCGGCCCGAGCGCTCAGCTCGGCGTCATCTCCGGCACGCCCGGTTCCAACGGCTGGTACATCAGCGACGTCACCATCGGTGCCTACGGCTCCGACTCGATCAGCGGCCCGGTCAGCTGCACCGGGGATCAATACCAGACCAGCGACACCACCGGCGCCACCTTCAACGGCTCCTGCACCAACCAGGCCGGCCTCAGCACCAGCGCCGCGCCGAAGACCATCAAGCTGGACAAGACCGCCCCGGTGATCTCCATCACCTCTCCGGGATCGGGCGGCTACGTCCTGAACTCCGTGGTCGCATCGCAATTCTCCTGCAGCGACGCGACTTCCGGCGTCAGCACCTGCTCCGGATCGCTGGCCAATGGCGCCAGCCTCGATACCGCCAGCATCGGCTCCAAGTCGGTGACGGTCACGAGCACGGACCTCGCAGGCAACCAGGCGACTCTGACGAAGTCCTACAACGTCCAGTTCGCCAGCCTGGGCGCCTGTCTCGATTCGACCGGGCACACGATCCTCCAGCCCATCAACGCCGACGGGACCAGCGTCTTCAAGCAGAAGAGCACCGTCCCGGCGAAATTCCGGGTGTGCGATGCCAACGGGGTTTCCGTCGGGTCGTCCGGTGTGGTGAGCAGCTTCCGGCTGATCCAGAAGACCTACGGGACGGCCACGGACGTGGACGAGGCGGTCCTCTCCACCACCCCGGACACCGATTTCCGTTGGGATCCGACGGGCAGGCAGTGGATCTTCAACATGTCGACGAAGATGATGATCGCGAATACCACCTACGTCTACCGCGTCACCCTCGCCGACAACACGACGATCGATTTCGCCTTCGGATT includes:
- a CDS encoding kelch repeat-containing protein, encoding MTKGRLSLVIFLLIVVVAVFPARSIITRGPSGSWTLLSTSADVRPDASAALMDDGRVLIAGGMNGEEPSAAAQVFTSDGEFVAVASMSHARGGHQAVKLAGGAVLIAGGVGWGGNPHGSAEIYDPASDSWTSTEPMVSPRTEFSATLLKDGRVLLAGGNNGGAILSSMEIFDPQTQAFSSSAAALGTPRRGHSATLLMDGRVLIAGGSDGSSVLSTTEVYDPATDSMAQGPSLAAARMEHSASRLLDGSVLLAGGSDGSADLASAEIVDAHAFADSTPTAGMAAARRGHRSVVLPDNGSVLILGGASGSDAIAEVFRPASGTFVATSAQHAAHSGGIASALSQEGVALSAGGGSTEVYSFATVKTDKEDYAPGTIVTITGSGWEPGETVGITLHEVPELHEELAWSTTADETGAIHDTTFSPEWQHQGVRFYLVASGSVSEAMNTFTDGTPTRITSSSMSPSSGACRSTITASATLEFKTGPNNSPFAGLAGKPVTFTLGTESATGITGSNGVASVSLTVAPGAASLRAEFAGDATFNDTATTIAFSVTGVCNNDSTAPVITPNVTGLLGTNGWYVSNVSVGWSVSDPESSVTNMSGCGASSVSADTNGVTFTCIATSAGGTGSRSVTIKRDATAPSASLAVTSGTLGANGWYTSDVTLATSGSDSMSGPVSCTPLQQQTTDTAGTTFFGSCTNGAGLISPATPLTIKVDKTGPNAVIAVTDGTAGANGWYVSDVTIGTSGSDSVSGPVTCTADQHQSDETDGTTFNGSCTNAAGQSMDAAPLTVKVDKTGPSAQMAVTSGTAGSNGWYTSDVTIGTSGSDSVSGPVTCTGDQHQNDETTGAIFSGSCTNDAGLSTDAAPLSVKVDKTGPSAQMAVTSGTAGSNGWYTSDVTIGTSGSDEVSGPVTCTGDQHQNDETTGASFSGSCTNDAGLITGATLTVKVDKTGPSAQLGVISGTPGSNGWYISDVTIGAYGSDSISGPVSCTGDQYQTSDTTGATFNGSCTNQAGLSTSAAPKTIKLDKTAPVISITSPGSGGYVLNSVVASQFSCSDATSGVSTCSGSLANGASLDTASIGSKSVTVTSTDLAGNQATLTKSYNVQFASLGACLDSTGHTILQPINADGTSVFKQKSTVPAKFRVCDANGVSVGSSGVVSSFRLIQKTYGTATDVDEAVLSTTPDTDFRWDPTGRQWIFNMSTKMMIANTTYVYRVTLADNTTIDFAFGLR